The Desulfuromonas sp. DNA segment GCAATGGAGTAACAGGTGTTAGGTTATGCAATGATGAGGTTGGTGCTAGTGAACTTTTCTTTGATGTTTTTCCTGAAAAACTTCCTGAGTACAAAAATGATAAAACATTTGGAATAATCATTGAGGCAATGGGCGCATTGTCAGGTCACTTCCTAGTTTGGAGCGATGAAAGCCTTGACGATATAAAGCATGACAAGGATCAAACCAATTCTTTTACGCTCAATTAACTTCACAATTAGAACCTAAATTCGAACAAGCCCCAACCAATGACGGCTGGGGCTTGTTCCTATAAATCCTCTTATTTCTAATGAAGGGCTGAAATACCCTCAATTCAGACCTTTCCTATAAGTGCTGAAAAATGCCAATCGTTTCGGCAATAACATACTTTCTTTGTCGCACAGTCCATATTTCTTTTCCCTTTGTCTCATCGCAACAATACGATAAATTGTAAACACCATGTCGGCGCCGGATAAAAAAAAGGACACGCAGAAATGGGTTGAAAATCTCATCCTCAACTTCTGGGCGTCAAGCGATCTGAACACGCTGGACAACGGCACCGGCGAAAAAGCCTTGGATGCACCCCTGGTCGCGTATGCCAGCGGCGACGATCCGATGTTCAGCAGAATCAAGAACGACATCGGACCGTTCTACTGGCTGCCGCATGAGGCCTGGCAGCTGCAATTTCCCAACGAAAAGATTACCGCACCCGATCTGAGCGTCATTGCCTATATTCTGCCGCAGACCGAGGCGACCAGGATCGACCAGCAACAGGCAACCGAACTCCCGGCCGAACGCTGGGCCCGCTCCCGTGACTTCGGTGAAAAGTTCAACTGCGCCCTCCGCCTGCATCTGGCCGAAAGCCTGACCGCCGCCGGCTACCCGGCGGTCGCCCCGGAACGTCTGCCCGGGTTCGATTACCGGAAATCGGACAAACTCGGCATCGCCTCAAACTGGTCGGAACGCCACACCGCCCACATCGCCGGTCTCGGCACTTTCGGCCTGAGTGACGGCCTGATTACTGCGAAAGGAAAAGCGGTCCGCATCGGCTCGGTCGTTGCGAAAATCGATCTGCCGGCCACCGAACGGTCCTATGCCGATCCATACGAATGGTGCCTCTGGCATGCACGAGGGAAATGCGGCGCCTGTATCCGGCGCTGTCCGCCGAAGGCGATCAATCCGACCGGCCATGATAAGGAAATTTGCCGCACCTACATCCGTGAAGTGACCGCCCCCTATGCCCACTCGACCTTCGGTACAGGAGCGACCCCTTGCGGTCTCTGTCAGGTGAAGATTCCCTGCGAAGACCGGATTCCGCTCTAACCCGGCACCATAGGGCCACCTCCCTGCATTGCGGGAAGTGTCCCTGTATCCATCTGCTTCTTGACTCCTGCCGCTTTGACGTGGCATAAAAGCCGGACTGAATGAACCCTGCAAGGAGGAAAAATCGTGATTAAAATAGATTTTGAAAAGATGGGCGGCCTGATTCCGGCTATTATCCAGGACCACGAGACCAACGAGGTTCTGATGGTCGCGTTCATGGACGAGAAAACCCTCAACAACACCCTGCGTGACGGCAAGACCTGGTTCTATAGCCGTAGCCGCCAGAAATACTGGATGAAGGGCGAGGAGTCGGGCAACACCCAGGACGTTATGGAAGTCTACACCGACTGCGATGCCGACACCGTTGTCATCAAGGTCAAACAGAACGGCCCGGCCGCCTGCCATACCGGCAACCGGAGCTGCTTCTACGTGAAGTGGGAAGATGGCGAGTGGGTCGAGCATAGTAATCCGCTGTTTGACCCGGATGAGGTTTATAAGAAGAAATAATTTCAACGCAAAGACGCCAAGTTGCAAAGGAAAGCTAAACCTGCAATCAGCTTAACGGAGAGATGGAGAGCCACAGAGAACTTCAAGGGTTAATACTTTGAGTTCTTGAGGATTTCACCTATACAGTTTTGACTTACTCTCCACCTCTGCGCCTCTCCGTTAATTCAGATTCAGGTTCCATTGGAGTCTTGGTGACCCAATGATTTTGACTGGAGTTAATCATGAGCAATGAACTGAAACTCGGCATCCCGAAGGGGAGCCTCGAAAAAGCGACCATCGAGCTGTTTGACAAGGCGGGGTGGAACATCAAGACAACCTCGCGCAGCTACTTTCCGACCAGCGACGACGACGAGCTGAGCTGCAGCCTGGTGCGCCCACAGGAGATGGCCAAGGTGCTCGAGCGCGGCAAGCTCGATGTCGGCATCGCCGGCCGCGACTGGGTCAGGGAGAACGACTCGGATGTTGTCGAAATCGGCGAAATGGTCTACTCAAAGGTTTCCCGCCGCCCGGCCCGCTGGGTTCTGGTTGTCGGCCCCGACTCCAAGGTCGAAAAGCCGGAAGATCTCGAGGGCGCGACCATCTCGACCGAACTGGTCGGCTTCACCAAGCGCTTTTTCGCCGAAAAGGGGGTCAATGTCAATGTCGAATTCTCCTGGGGCGCCACCGAGGCGAAAATCCTCAAGGGGTTGTGCGACGCCATCGTCGAGGTCACCGAGACCGGCTCGACGATCAAGGCGAACAACCTGCGCATCGTCTGCGACCTGATGGAGTCGGTTCCGGTGCTGATCGCCAACAAGGATGCCTGGAACGATCCATGGAAGCGGGGCAAGATCGAGCGCATCTTCACCATGCTGCAATCGGCGCTGCGGGCCGAGGGGATGGTCGGTATCAAGATGAACGCCCCCGGCGACAAGATCGACGCCATCACCAAGCTCCTGCCGAGCCTCAACCAGCCGACCGTGGCGCATCTCTACAAATCGGACTGGGTCTCGATCGAAACGATCATGCCGGAACAAGATGTCCGCAAGATTTTTCCGGAATTAATGGAACTCGGCGCCGAAGGGATTGTCGAGTACCCCTTGAATAAAATCATTTAACCGGCAACGACACATAATCGTTAAAAAGAGCAGCCAGACGGCTGCTCTTTTTGTTCCGGCCCTTTGAGAGAAAATCCCACCCCGGAGTCGAAACCGGTAGCGGGGTCGGCCTGGCGACAGCCAAAATTATTTATGAAGGCCATGGCGGAAAAACTGGATCGAAAGCCGGCCTGCACAAGCACTTCCACCTGATCAATACAGAGACAACTCCGGACCAGGGCAGCCAGCAGCAATAGTCCGACGTTTTATCTCAAGAATTCAAGTACACCCGAAATAATCATCCATATTCTTTCCCGCAAGCCATTTAATACCCTTGTCATCAATCGGCAAAGGCACTAACATAATGGGCTCGCTTGACCCCGGTTTTCCGGCTGAAAATATCACGATTCAGGAGTTCTTCTATGATTTTCAAAGATATCGCCCTGCAAGTCCCGAAAATTCTCTTGCCAACAGCAGGAACAGACCTCTCCAAATGGGCAATCATCGCCTGTGACCAATACACCTCGGAGCCGGAATACTGGCAACAGGCCGCAGAGCAAGTCGGCAGCAACCCGTCAACCCTCAATATTATTTTCCCCGAGGTCTATCTCGAAGACGATGAGAGCGACGACCGCATTGCCGCGATTAACCGGTCGATGCAGGAGTACCTAGACCAGGGCATCCTTGAAGAGCAGAAGGAAGGCTTCATTCTGGTTGATCGAAAAACCTCGGAGGTCGAATCACGCAAGGGGCTGATGGTCGCGCTCGATCTTGAGCAGTACGATTTCAGCGAAGGAGCGACCACCCTGATCCGCGCCACCGAAGGAACCATTGTCGACCGTCTGCCGCCGCGCATCCGGGTTCGCGAAAATGCCCCGATCGAGCTTCCGCACATCATGGTGCTGATCGACGACCCGGAGAGAACCGTCATCGAACCGCTTTTCGACAAGGACCTTCCGCTCGCTTACGACGTACCCCTCATGCTCAACGGCGGCCATGTCAAGGGGTGGCAGGTCAGTGATCAGGACTCGATCTCACAGGTCAAGAACGCGCTCGTAGCCCTGGCCGATCCCGACTTTTTCGCAAAAAAGTATGAGGTACAAGACAAACCGGTCGTCCTCTATGCCATGGGCGACGGCAATCACTCGTTTGCAACCGCCAAGGCGATCTGGGAAGAGCTCAAAAAATCAGCTGATGACCAGGATGCGGTCATGAACCATCCGGCCCGCTTCGCCCTGGTCGAACTGGTTAACGTCCATGACCCCGGTCTCGAGTTTGAAGCCATTCACCGGGTTGTTTTTGATATCGATGCCGACGATCTGCTGACCGGAATGGCCGAGTTCTGTGCCAGTCGGGATGCGACTGTCAGCCTGCACCGCTGTGCCGACCAGGCCGAGCTGGCAGCCCGCCAGGCAATCGAAACCGGCGACAACCGGCACCTGATTCCGTTCGTCGATGGGAGCGGCTGCGGTCTCCTTGTCGTCGAAAACCCGGCCTTCCATCTCACCGTCGCCACCCTGCAGTCTTTTCTCGACAACTACCTTGAGAAAAACGCCAAGGCCCGGATCGACTACATCCACGGCGAGGAGCCGGTGGCACGAATCGGTGGACAATCCGGGAATATCGGCTTTTTCCTGCCGTCGATTTCGAAGCACGATCTGTTCAAGACGATTATCCTCGATGGCGCCCTGCCGCGCAAAACCTTCTCCATGGGCGAAGCCGACGAGAAACGCTTTTACCTCGAATGCCGGAAGATCATATAGGAGAACCTGTCATGTCCGATAAAAAACCTGCTCATTCCTGTTCATCCTGCAGCGCCGTCTGGTTGAAAACCGGCGCCACCAACTGCTGGGCCGAGCCGGGTAAGGGTCCGACCAAGCCGGGCTACTGCCCCTCCGACCCACACGCCGCCATCATAGATGAGTCGTTCGCCCGGTATACCGGCGACGACGAGGATGCACGCCTGGCCAAAGTAGCCGCCCGGGTCGAGGGTCTCTGCTACCAGCCGGTGCCGGGATCCGATGCAGTCAACGCGCGCTGGACCCGGGTCGAGGACCTGATCGCCCTGGCCAAAATGATGGACTACAAAAAAATCGGCATCGGCACCTGCGTCGGCATGCTGGATGAAACAAATCGTCTCTCGGAAATTTTAAACGCGCAGGGATTCGAACCCTATTCGGCCTGCTGCAAGGCCGGCAGTATCGATAAACTCAAACTCGACATTGCCGAAGAGGACAAGGTTCGTCCCGGAACCTTCGAGCCAGCCTGCAACCCGATCGCCCAGGCGAAGATCCTCAACGCCGAGGGGATGGAGATGAATATCATCATGGGGCTCTGCGTCGGCCATGACATGCTCTTCAACAAGTACTCGGAAGCTCCGGTTACGACGCTGGTGGTCAAGGATCGCGTGACCGGACACAACCCGGTTTCGGTCTTATATGGCCAGAATTTCTACTACAAGAGGCTGCAGAAGCAGCCGATCGTTGTTCCGGAAGATTGACTTAACGGATGCTTTTCACAAAATAACGGTTATTATTGAGTAAGGACTTTTATGCGAAACCGGGATCCGCTCAATAAATGCCCAATTTCCTTTCCGACATAATCGATGTTGCTTCGATCCGGAGCCTGCTGCAGGGTTTGCAACAGGCGACCGGAGCTCCGGTGAGCTTGCTCGACCATAACGGCGACGTCCTCTTCTCATCAGGCTGGAACCGGGCCTGCGAAATCTACCATCGCAAACATCTCAAATCTTCCGAGCGCTGTCGTGACAGCGACCGGTTCTTCGCCGGTTACCTGGAAAACGAAGGCTTTCCCGAAGATGAATTTATCACTCACACCTGCGCAAACGGACTGATCGAAGTCGGGGTGCCGATCATTATCGATGACTACCAGTTTGCGACGCTCCTGTTCGGGCAGTTCCGCCCTGAAACATCTGAGTTCAACAGGTTCCGCGAAATCGCGGTCGAGTT contains these protein-coding regions:
- a CDS encoding 4Fe-4S ferredoxin, translating into MSAPDKKKDTQKWVENLILNFWASSDLNTLDNGTGEKALDAPLVAYASGDDPMFSRIKNDIGPFYWLPHEAWQLQFPNEKITAPDLSVIAYILPQTEATRIDQQQATELPAERWARSRDFGEKFNCALRLHLAESLTAAGYPAVAPERLPGFDYRKSDKLGIASNWSERHTAHIAGLGTFGLSDGLITAKGKAVRIGSVVAKIDLPATERSYADPYEWCLWHARGKCGACIRRCPPKAINPTGHDKEICRTYIREVTAPYAHSTFGTGATPCGLCQVKIPCEDRIPL
- a CDS encoding ATP phosphoribosyltransferase, whose translation is MSNELKLGIPKGSLEKATIELFDKAGWNIKTTSRSYFPTSDDDELSCSLVRPQEMAKVLERGKLDVGIAGRDWVRENDSDVVEIGEMVYSKVSRRPARWVLVVGPDSKVEKPEDLEGATISTELVGFTKRFFAEKGVNVNVEFSWGATEAKILKGLCDAIVEVTETGSTIKANNLRIVCDLMESVPVLIANKDAWNDPWKRGKIERIFTMLQSALRAEGMVGIKMNAPGDKIDAITKLLPSLNQPTVAHLYKSDWVSIETIMPEQDVRKIFPELMELGAEGIVEYPLNKII
- a CDS encoding phosphoribosyl-AMP cyclohydrolase gives rise to the protein MIKIDFEKMGGLIPAIIQDHETNEVLMVAFMDEKTLNNTLRDGKTWFYSRSRQKYWMKGEESGNTQDVMEVYTDCDADTVVIKVKQNGPAACHTGNRSCFYVKWEDGEWVEHSNPLFDPDEVYKKK
- a CDS encoding DUF1015 domain-containing protein, with product MIFKDIALQVPKILLPTAGTDLSKWAIIACDQYTSEPEYWQQAAEQVGSNPSTLNIIFPEVYLEDDESDDRIAAINRSMQEYLDQGILEEQKEGFILVDRKTSEVESRKGLMVALDLEQYDFSEGATTLIRATEGTIVDRLPPRIRVRENAPIELPHIMVLIDDPERTVIEPLFDKDLPLAYDVPLMLNGGHVKGWQVSDQDSISQVKNALVALADPDFFAKKYEVQDKPVVLYAMGDGNHSFATAKAIWEELKKSADDQDAVMNHPARFALVELVNVHDPGLEFEAIHRVVFDIDADDLLTGMAEFCASRDATVSLHRCADQAELAARQAIETGDNRHLIPFVDGSGCGLLVVENPAFHLTVATLQSFLDNYLEKNAKARIDYIHGEEPVARIGGQSGNIGFFLPSISKHDLFKTIILDGALPRKTFSMGEADEKRFYLECRKII